The genome window CGGTCCGGGCCACGGCCTGCATGGCGAGGCGGGCCTGCTCCGGGTCGGTGTCGATGGCGTAGGCCGCCCCATCGGCCTGGACGATCATCACGCTGACGTTGTGCGCGACCACGTCGTGCAGCTCCCGGGCGATCCGCGCCCGCTCGGCGGCCGCCGCGATCCGCGCCTGCTGGTCCCGCTCCCGCTCGGCCCGCTCCGCCCGCTCCACCAGGCTCTCCACGTACCGCCGGCGGGTGTTGGCGTAGAGGCCGGCGAGCCAGATCGAGCTGACGAAGACCGACGAGGTGATGAACGCGGACCACGGCGAGGGCCGAGCGGAGTAGATGACGAGCACCAGGCCGAACTCGCAGATGAGCCAGGCCGCCACCGACCAGAGGCCGGCGCACTGCGCGGCCACGCTGTACAGGGCGATGAGGATGGCGAAGTTCCCCGGGAAGGCCATGACGCCGGCCAGCCATTGGACGAAGCAGGCCAGGGCGATGATGGCGAAGACCTCACGCGGGTGGCTCCGCCGCCACAGCAGCGGGAGGAACATCGCCGCGGTGAGCACGATCGCCGCGGGCCAGGGCGTCAGCCGATCGGCCGTGGCGAGGGAGAGCAGCGCGAGCGGCGCGAGGGTCAGGACGTCCAGGAGCCGCTGATGCCGCTGCCGCCACGCGCGTAGCCTGCCGAACACGTCCTCACTGTACGTACGGCGCCGCGGTGCGCCGTCGCCCCTGGGGCGGACGCCGGGGTGCGACTCAGGTCGCATGCGGCTACCGCGGTCCGCTTACACGGTTCTTACGCCCGCCCGCGCATGATTGCCGATCGGGTGCGCTTCATCGAAGCGGGGCAAAGGGGATCTGAATGTCAGATCGCGACGCTGGGCCGCACGGCAGTGGCGAGGCGCGCGGCCCGCGGCCGGAAGGCGATGATGCGCCGCTTCCCCCGGGGGAGGCGGCGGGCGCGGTGACCGGGCAGGGCACCGGAGCGGCACCGGGGCCCATGGGAGCGCCCGGGGCGTTCGCGCCGCCTCCCCCGCCTCCTCCTCCCGGACAGGCCTGGACCGCGGCGCACGCCATGCCGCCCGGGCCCGGCACGGCCGGCGCCTGGGGCGCGGGCCACGGCGGCCCGGCTCCGGGGCAGGGGGACGTGCGCTACGCCTACGGCCCCGGTGGCCCGGGGTGGACCGCCCCGGGGTGGGGTCCGCCGCCGAACCCGCCCAGGGGCGACCGGAGGCGGCTCATCGCCGTGGGCGTGGGCGGGCTGATCGTGGGGATGCTGCTCGGCGGCGGGGCGGTCGCGATCGCGGATGAGGTCTGGGATCGGGCCGAACGCGACCGGATCGGCTGGGTGCGCGGTCCGGGCGACGGGCCGCGCTGGGGCGGCCCGGGTGGCCGCTGGATGCTCGATGGGATCCGGTGATGCC of Thermobispora bispora DSM 43833 contains these proteins:
- a CDS encoding sensor histidine kinase → MFGRLRAWRQRHQRLLDVLTLAPLALLSLATADRLTPWPAAIVLTAAMFLPLLWRRSHPREVFAIIALACFVQWLAGVMAFPGNFAILIALYSVAAQCAGLWSVAAWLICEFGLVLVIYSARPSPWSAFITSSVFVSSIWLAGLYANTRRRYVESLVERAERAERERDQQARIAAAAERARIARELHDVVAHNVSVMIVQADGAAYAIDTDPEQARLAMQAVARTGRQALAEMRRLVGVLRQDAGNPAEEYAPQPGIDQLTDLIKQVNDSGLPVEFTVNGTPQDLPEGKQLAIYRIIQEALTNTLKHGGPGARATVEVTYGADEIVLRITDDGRGAAAPQAEGGHGLIGMRERAAMYGGTVTAGPRPGGGFQVVARFPVGGQE